The genomic DNA GAGCCTTTATATATAAGAGCAAAAGTTGCCAAGTTCCGAGCATGCTGGCGAGTGGCTTTCAGGACGAGCTTGACCTTTTCTCGGAATCTGAATCAGAAAATCAGTATTTCGGTCATACTCGGCAGGTCGGTAGGATCGCCTTACGGTCCAGAGCGGAATAGAAAGATCATTCTGTGAGACAAAGACATGTTTCATTTAGCTGAATTCTCAATGTCAAGATAGAGTGTTTCCGTCAGCGGATTGGGACATACACCAAAGCGTGCGGGAACCGCACTTTCGACCCGTATACGATGCCATTGCGGGCACCCTTGACGAGCGACAGAAGAGGCGCGAGATGGGGATCGAGGACAAAGGAATCTAAGCGAGACTATACAGCGATCAGAAAAGCGTGCGCTATAGCCGGATTGACACAATCTAGCGGAGCGTCAAGCATACCAGAAGCGCGTCCATGGTGTCTGTGGGACCTCTTTAGGTTGATCGGACCAGCGACGAATGTAATTGATGCCTACCGACGGAGAACACCAGGTGTCTGGGGGATCGGGATGTAAAAAGGAATGGATTTTAGGAAATTACCAGGGCAAATGATAAAGTACAAATATGGATGGATGTGACCCCATCATCAGGAGGATGGCGGGGGGACGGTATTTAATGGACGACACTTGACCCGCGCAACTGCAATGATCCTCGGCATGTGAGGCCACCAAGAGCACAGACGTCATGTCACGTGGTTATATTCTCCAGTTGTCCGAATTTAGAGGAGAGAGTTGCTTTTCGAATGATGTATTGAAGGGACCGTATTGTAGAGGAGCTCGCCATTATTTATATCTAAGCAATTATGAACTCAAATGTTTCAAATGTCTTAAATGGGAGGCAGGAGGACGAGAATGAACTGATCAGTTGACTGCATACTTCGAGGGTAATACATACAGAGACGCCTGAAATAGTGCAAGTACTACCGTCAGTTGATAGAAGAATAAGATAATTTTAATATATGCGGGATACTTTTAAACTATAGCGACCATGAATGACATGATCGATCTGCTCGACGGGCTCGACAGAGAAACCAAACCACCTGAACGCCTTATGCGGTATAGACAGACAGAGTATCATGCGTCAAAAAACATCGCCAGACAAACGGAGACAGCCATCTATTCCGTTCTCGCCTTTTTCCGTCCCTCATCATCCGAGACTTCGTCCACGTCCAtcatctccgcatcctcctcatctgacTCCACACCAGCACGTCGCTTCAGacccttcatcttcctcgtttgAAGGCCAGAGAGATCCTGCTTGCCCAAGTGCACACGACCGATCTTGTCACCCATGATATCCATACCgatgttcttcttcgtcttcatgTTCTCATTAGGTCTCTTGCCCTGCTTCATGGCCTCCTTTAGAGCACTCTCGGGTGCCTCGTGCAGACGACCGATCTTGAAGTCGAACTTGGGGCCgatctcatccagctcaaCACGGGGGAGTTTGTGTCCACTGCGCTTTGTTCGAAGCTTGTACCATCTGAGATGAATGACAGGAGCCAGGCCGTCGGTAGGTTCCTCAGCGGCAATCATCAACACATACTGCAATCCCTCGACATCGATCTTATCCGACTCCTCGCCCTTGAACATATCAATGAACATGCTCTTCAGCATAACATGAGCAGTAGAGGTAGAGTCATCCCACGCAGTACCCGCGAACAGCAGCATAGGCCGTAAACCAATTCCGATCTGCATcttgaggttgttgatcgGGGGGATCGAATCTCCGTCCGGGTTAGGGAGCAGCATCAATTCGCACATGTCCAGAAGCTTGGAGTCAAATATCCGCGCCACGGTCAGGCAGTTTGGtctcttcttgctgctgcttccgAAAACGACGATACCGCACTCATTCTTGTTGGCAAGGAACTCGAGGCTCTCGGCACTCTCAAACGGGTGAATGTTCTCGTTCTtcttgtggaagaggacgGAGTGCGGGACCGTCAGCGAGTGGAATGTCTTCAGAACTGTGTTAAGTGCGGTGGGACATTTTGAGCCATGCATGAACAGGGTTCTCTTGGGGGGTTCGATGAGCTGGGGCTCACGGGCCTTGAGAATGCGCGCTGTGCGCGGATTCTTGGGTTTGCTATTAAGAAAGACTTAGTTAGAAACTGCTCTCTCCGAATAGACAGATAATACTGATTCCAGAACAAGACTTACACTTCTCTGAGCATTTTGATATTTCTGCTTTTGACGACGAAAACTTGGATGTTTCGCCGATCACCGACTTGCctggtcgaagaagaaaaaagcgGAGCGAAAAGTTTTGGCGGAAATGTCTTGGCAccgcttatcgataagcttAACTGGAactctacagagtacggagtacggagtacaaatACGTCTCCCCATGTTGGTGAAATATTTGATGGACTATACCTATAGATACAGTAGGAAAGCAAACAGGTTCACAGAATAGACTAGCGATTGTCCTATTAATCAGCAACAAAAATATTCACTGAACAGTAGAACGGCGATTTTATTGTTTATATCTCCAGGTCATCTATCTATTCCAAGCGAAGCTTCTCAAATTCGCGAATCTGCTCTTCCAACCGAGCAGCCTCACTCTCGGCATCCCGAagctttctctcttcctgctcaCGAACCTCTGGCTTAAccttctccttccatccAGCGGCATTGACGAGAGTCTGTTGGCGGCGAACAGTCTCGCGTGCCTTCTCCAAGCtggccttggccttctcctcctgctccagagCTACCTCTTTCGAGACACGGAGGTACACAGCGGCCTGGGCACCGACGGGGGCAACGACACAGCCTGAAGGAGGGTTGGTGTTCTCGAGGTCAGCAACGGTGAGCTCCCCCAAAAACTTGCCACCCAGGGACTTGATGCTAGTCACTTCGTCCGAGATGGTTTTGTAGCTGACGGGGTCATAGGTCTGGATAATAATATCGCCCTTAGTTTTGATCTCATACTGGGCAAGGATCGACCGGATAGCCTTGGAGGTATTCAAGATGAGCTCATAAGCTGTCTCGGCTTCGGGGTCGTTGAACTCTGGGTTGTACTGGGGATAACGAGCCTTCATGATCGAGATGGTCTTGTCACCAGGTCTGCGAGGCAAGCGCTGCCACAGGTGCTCCGTAACGAAAGGCATGATAGGGTGAATAAGAGTCAGAGCGCCCTCGAGAGCAGTGTACAAAGTCTGCTTGGCCGATTCCTGTACTTCGGCCGGCACTTCAGGAGCCAAGAGATACTTCGAGTTTTCGATGAAGATGTCGCAAAGCTGGCCGTACCAGTACTGATAAGTCGTAGAAGCGGCGACAGAGAACTCACGCTGCGCCAGCGCCTCATTGACCTCCTTGGCAGCGGTGTTGAATTTATGTAAAATCCAGCGCTCAGAGAGAGATTCCCGGCCAGTCTTTGAAGGGGCGGGCAAGGGCTTGAAGTCATCACCCAGTCTGCCCAAGACGAACTTGGTAGCCTGATAAATCTTGTTGCAGAAACGGCGGTAGCCGTGAATAACCTGGATGTCGAATGCGATATCACCACCTAGGCCAGAGTCAGTCAGTTCTTTGATTCGGCAATCTTAGGCCAGGCAATATCCGAACTTACCACCAGTAGTATAAGACACAAGGGCGAAACGCAGCGCATCGGCACCACATTCAGGAATACCCTTCGGGAATGCCTTCTTCTGATACTTGGTAGCAGTTGCAACCTCCTTCTCGGCAAGGTTACCAGTAAGTAGCTTGGCATGGAGAGCCTGAAGCTCGATACCCTCCATGACATCCAAGGGGTCGATGACATTACCAAGAGACTTGGACATCTTGCGACCCTCGGAATCTCTGATCAAGGAATGACAATACACTTCCTTGAATGGCACTTTGCCGGTCAGCTTGATACCAAGCATGATCATACGAGCGACCTGTAAGTTGATTAGCACATCTACGGCGAACACAACGGAGCGGAAATCATACCCAGAAGAACAAAATATCCCAACCAGTCTCGAGCACAGATGTAGGATACAAGTTCTCCAGATCATGAGTCTGGCGGGGCCATCCCAATGTTGAGAAGGGCCACAGACCGGATGAGAACCAGGTATCGAGTACATCTGGGTCCCGGACCAAGGAGAATGTCTTGCCAGGAAATTTGgcctcggccttcttgcgggcttcttcttcggtacGCCCGGTAACCCACAGGTTACCGTCACTGTCATCCCCGTCTTCGCCCTCGATCTTAACGAAGTAAGCAGGAGCCTGGTGACCCCACCAGAGCTGTCTTGAAAGACACCAGTCATTGATACTTCTCATCCACCGGAAGTAGTTCTTCTCAGCGGATTCGGGTTTGATGACGATCTCACCATTCTCAACAGCCTTGATGGCAGGCTCAGCGAGATCTTGCATCTTCATCCACCACTGGGGCTTCAGAATAGGCTCAATAACATCATTCGACTTGGCACAGCGAGGAATCTTCATGGGGTTATTCTCCCATTTCACGTACAatcccttctccttcagcatCTCAATGACCTTGTAACGGGCATCGAAACGCTTCATGCCAACGAATGGGCCACCATTCTTGTTAAAGGTACCATCATCGTTCAGAACGGATATGAACTCGAGGTTGTGGGCCTTTCCACGGTTGAAATCGTTGAAATCGTGGGCAGGGGTGATCTTCACCGCACCAGTACCGAATTCAGGATCGACATCCGTATCGGCAACGATGGGCATCAAGCGGTCGACGAAGGGATGACGGGCGAACTTGCCAATAAGGTGCTGGTAGCGCTTGTCATCAGGGTGCACGGCAATACCTGTGTCACCGATCATGGTTTCTGGACGGGTCGTAGCGATCTCGATTCTCTCCTTGGTGCCATCAATCTCATAACAGAAGTGGGTCAAGACACCAAattcgatcttcttgtcgTAACCAGGTACGTCAAGCAATGTACGTCCTTCAACCTCCTTGTTCTCGACCTCGAGATTGGACAAAGAGGTATTCAGGGCCACACACCAGTTGACAAGGCGGTTGGCGCGGTAGATGATGCCTTCTTCGTGGAGCCGTACGAAAGTCTCGGTGACGGCAGCCGACAGGTTGGGATCCATGGTGAAAGCCTCACGCGACCAATCGAAAGAACCACCGACTCTCCGCAAAGCATTCTTGATGTTCGCATGGTACTCGTCCTTCCAAGCCCACACTCTCTTCGTGAACTCCTCACGTCCAAGATCGTGGCGggtcttcttttccttcttccagagcaTCTTCTCGACAACACTCTGAGTGGAGATACCGGCGTGATCCATACCAGGGAGCCAGAGAGTGGTCTTTCCCTTCATCCGCTCCCAACGAATCATAGTATCCTGAAGGGCATTGGTAAGAGCGTGGCCCATGTGTAGGGAACCTGTGACGTTCGGTGGCGGAATTGGGATGACGAAGTAACCCTCGGGCTTGACTTTGCCATCGGGGCCGAACTCGGGCTTGAAAAGATCACGCTCCTCCCACCATTCGTACCGGCCGGATTCAATGGCCTTGGGATCGTATGCATCGGTtgtcttctctttctcgatCTTGTTGGCCTTCTTTTCAGATTTGACAGGCGCAGGTTTGGCCGCAGCAGCCTTTGCCTGCTTCTCGGCgaacttcttcgccttctcggccttTCGTCGTTCGCGCTCTACTAATCAATGGCAACAACCCCACCATTAGCAACCGATAGACATGCTATACCATCCACAATCGACAGTCGAGAGACATACACTCTTTCTCACTCTTGACCTTAGGAGCACCCGGCGCATCCTTCGCAGTAGGGTCGGCAACCTGGTTTCTGGTCTGATCATCGGCCTGAGGCGCGGGGTCGGTCATAGGGGCTTTCGGCTCACCCACTGAAGCCATTGAAAAATGATTAGCCATTTGCATCTCTTCCCGCGGTTTGATTGACGATGAGTCATGGCGCAATGCACGGACTACTCACCCGGGTTCGGAGAGGGAGTTGGCTGAGACATCCTTGAGTATGTTTTATAAATCGGAGGAGTTAACAATCTCCAAGGCGCCGACCGCGCCACAAATTGCCGGATAAGTATCTTGAATACTGGGATAAAAACAAAGAGGGGGAGGGGCTGGTGGTTGTGCGAAATGCGGGCATTAAATTTCGCTGGCACAGAGCAGAGAACGGAACGAATCAGAGGATGTTACTGCGGGGCCCAGAAAAGACTCCGGCGGTGGAGAACGAATGAGTAAAAAGTATGGGATCGATTTGATGACCAAATTGCATGAATGATCGATCTAATATATATTATTCGGAGAGCAAAGGAGTCAGCCCGCATTCTCTGGTCTTCTGCCTCAAGGTACTGATTCAATCGGCTAATCGATAGGGGAAGACGCGAGGACTTGAGTCACATCACGTGATATGCTTCGGCTTGAGCACGGGCAGCATTTCTGGTCGATCGAGTATGACATTGGTTAGATCTATCGAAGTTGCATATTAAGGCAAACAATACCCAAAATCTGGAAATGCATGCTTTCGCCACTTCAAAAAGAGGCGGCTTAGAGAATCAATTAAGCACCCAATAAAACCCCCTCACTCCTTTCCATGACCAGAACGGAAATACAATAAAGACACAGATGCGCGGTAGACACGGGGGGGTGGTGGCATAAGATAAATTGAAATTGGCaatggagaaggcgaaatCCCACAACACCATCGAGGCCGTTTACGAGATTGAACAGACAAGGGAGATGTAGAAAAGACGTGAGGAGCATGGAAAGTGAAATATAGATATCAATCAGTCCGAGCAGGTCATCAGATACATTGGAGTGCGCTGAAAGCACGGGCTCTATACCCAGGCAACATATTAGGTGTACGTCATCTGTCATCATCGTTTCGTTCTGCATCCCATCGCACATGGCACAAACGGTGCGTAAAGTGATACCAGTAAGAGGCAGCGAGCCGCCGTGGGATCCCGTTTGCACCTgtgttgattgattgtcaCCACTCTCTTTGAACCCAGATATTGACTCAAAACTTCGAACCAAGCCGGCGGTGTTCAAGAACGCAATTGAATCACAGCAGGTGCTGAGTTAGGTTCGGTAGATCCCTGAATGTATGAAGTTATAGTCAGATCAGCAACGCCTGGCTTCACGATTGGGACGTCGCATTGTTCCGAGCGGCCTGCGACTCCGCTGCGCGAACCGGGGCGAAGTAGGGATGAGCCATGGCCTCCTGGGCTGTAAGTCGTTCCTAGAAAGCGCAGGAAGGTCAACACTGATAAAAAGTTAAAGGAGACGAGCGAGACTTACAGCATGATCATATCGAAGGAGTTTGTCAAGGAAATCGATCGCTTCGTCGCTGATGAAGCGTTGGTTGTCGGCATTAATAAAAGAGTGCCAGGGCTTTCTCGGGTAGCGAGAAAGTATTTCATCATACTGAGGGTCGAGCTCGATGTCGTACTTATCCAAGTACTCAAAAAGCTCCTCGGTTCCCAGTACCTTGGCGATCTTCACAAGTTGATCTGAGTTACTCTGTCCGTGGAAAAAAGGCTCCTTGCGGAAGATCATGGAGGCAAACATCGCACCCAGTGACCACATGTCCAGGGAGTAATCGTATTCCTGGAAATCAACAAGCAGCTCAGGGCCCTTGAAGTAGCGTGAGGCGACTCGGACGTTATATTCAGTGCCTTTGTGGTAGAACTCGGCAAGACCCCAATCGATGAGCCGCAGCTAACGTGCCTTGTCAGCGAATGAACTATGATGGGACATCCACAATAGAACTCACCTTGCGCTTCTCATGATCAATCATGACGTTGTGGGGCTTGACATCCCGGTGCATGATGCCTTTGCTGTGGCAGAAATCCAGAGCCTTCAGAAGCTCATACACATAAAAGCGCACATCGTAGTCGGTGAACCGAGGGTACAGGGTCCGGAAGTCAGTGTTGTTGACGTATTCGAAAATCAAACTCGGTGTCTTGCTCTGACTGTCACGAACCACATCCAACAGGGCTACCACGTTCGGACCACCCGCCAGATTCTGGAGGATTTTGATCTCAcgcttgatcttcttcttcttgaccgGTTTGAGGACCTTGATGACACACTTCTGGTAGTTGACAACATTGATGCCCTCGAACACTTCGGAGTACTTTCCCCGGCCTGTATTGACAATCGTCAGCTTTGAAATGCAACTATTCAGTGTGGCACAGGTCATCCATGATAATGGTAAAGCTCCCGTTAGGTGAAGAGACTGGATCTGCTCACTTACCAATCTTGCGGACCACTTCATAGTTCTCCAAAACCCCCCAAGATATGTTCACACTATCGTAGTCCCAATAGGACCGAGGCATATGCTCGTTAACATCGGCATAGACGCGCGCCATGGTGATGGCGGCTGATTCGCAGCTTCCGAGTGTGCCCACAATGGACGGGAGATAAAATGCGGCGGCGGGGTACAGGAGCAGCCCGACACAGAAACAAACTGTCGCAACCAGGAAttgagatggaggacagACAACAGCTACTGCAAGACTAGGAGCATACAGGCCTGTCTAAACAGTGCAGCCGTGCTATCGTCCAAATTAAAGATGGCTGGGATTGTATATTGGGTGGtgatgagaatggagaggGCCGTTTACTCCGCCTTCCAAAGCACGTGATGAGACTTTGGGGGAGCAGTCCGAATCAATACTAGCGCCCTTCTCGGGACGGAGCAACAGTTGATGCGGAATAGTTTCTTGATTTCCTTTTGTAGACAAGTTTCGACAGCTTCGATAGCTTAATGAACAAGCAAGCAAGCTTTgtgagaagaagattggtTGGAGGAGAGCGGGCTCATACTTGGCTTTTTAATCTTCCAAAATGTTTTATGATCTGAACGTTCCTTACTCTTCGGATGATCCCGAGATCTCTGATACATTGAGCTTTCTTGCAGAGCGTATGTCACTCTTACCGAGCACAAGACCTGAGCGGCGTTCCGCGACGCTGAAAATGAGCACCTGAGGAACTGACCTGACTGCCAGTTGGTTACACAACCGTCGCTCTCTCGCAGACTATCAGTGGAAAGCTCCCCTCAAACCTTGCCCCGCCACCTGCACCCACGAATGCTCCCAAGAATTTGAAATTGCTTTCTCGCGTGAACTTGATGTTGTCCGACCCCGCACAGAATCAGCGCCTCGCAAGCTTAGCTCAGGTGTATGACTTGGTTGCACTTCGCCCTACCAATGAAAAAGCCCTCTTGAATGCATGCACGAATCTCGAATGCGACCTGATTTCTCTCGATCTCTCCGTGAGACTTCCGTTTTACTTCAAATTCAAAATGCTCTCCGCCGCCATCGAACGAGGGGTTCGGCTGGAAATTTGCTACGGGCCTGGGGTTACAGGGAGCGGACTTGAAGCCCGTCGGAATCTCATCGGCAATGCTATGTCCTTGATCCGCGCGACACGCGGAAGGGGGATCGTTGTGTCAAGTGAGGCAAAAAGGGCCCTGGGCGTGAGGGCTCCATGGGATGTCATCAACCTGACATGTGTATGGGGTTTGTCACAGGAACTCGGTAAGGAGGCAATCAgtgaagaagcaagaaaggtcACCGCACTAGCCAAACTGAAACGCACAAGCTGGCGTGGGGTCATTGACATCGTTGACGGGGGACAGATGTCAAAGTCACAAGTTATGGAGTCTGGAATGGGGCAGAAAGGCATGTCTAAGAAGAATTTCTCGCAGGCTCAGGTGACTGGAGACAacctgaagaggaaggcgTCCCTCGGCTCAGAGGCAGCCGTTGAGATCGAAAAACCGCTGTCCAAGCGTGAGATGAAACGAAGGGCTAAAAAAGCGCGGTTGGAGGCAGGAGAGTGCGGTGGCAACGCAGCAGGCCCTGGTGCGACTGTAGCCTCTGGCTGATTATGGCTCGGCGAGCGAACCACTTGATCTTTGCCGCAACACCACTTCTCTCATGGCCCGACCCTTCGGACGGGCTCCGGAAGCATCATTGAGCATCCATGCAATGCCTCGTGGTGTTCCATCACGGATAGTTCGGATTGATGTCTGAGTTTCGCGCACTGCCTCGGCGAGTTGGTCGGAGACGTGCACGTTGCTTTCGCGGTTGTGTCCCAAACCGATATTCAACCATGCTGAGTATAGTCTGTTTCACTCTGCAGTGCATCCCGAAGGTGCCCGCTTGTGCACTCCCGTGTGAAGGAACCACGCTGCTGTCGCATATCGGGCATTCGAGACAAGCAGGCCTACATCATTGCAACGAGCTGGATCTACCGACGTATAGCTGCCAGATGCAGCAGCCTTTCCAGTTAGGGACCCGTAGCAGCCACTTCAATTGGGCTCAGTCGGTATTCGGACAGCTCGATGCTGTGGGTACTGCCCGCGCCTGTGGATCTGAATTTTAGCTCATCTTGATTCGAAGCGCCAGGAGGCTCATGGCCTTGGTAATGGACGAGAAATGGTTAGGCGGGTGCATACATTGGGCAGTACCATTGTGCAATAGCCACTGTGCTTGAATCACAGCATGCACATTCCTTACCATGATCTGGAACTCGGTAGATGATATGAAATTTAAGTTGAACATTGTCTTTACTCACTTAACAGGATGAATGCTGTAGTCTTACCGTACAACCAACCATCTGCAGACCACTAAATCTAATGATATCATCTTTTTAGCAAATTTGCCAGCTGAACATCGCGCGCGTACCTTGGCGAGCTACCGATCAGCGCGACCAGGCCCGTCCAAGacagagatatatataacCCATCACTGCCATCACCACGACAAGAAAACCCACCGCCAGTTTCTAGCAGATAACAAGTCCGAAAAAAACTCCgaaggggaaaagaaggggaaaaaaaaaaaaaaaaaaaaaaaggggaaaTCTGTACAAATCCTTAAAAAATGGAAATATACTAAAGAAAAAAGACGAGCGAAAAAGGAAGCTCCTACCCGGATTCGAACCGGGGTTGCCGGAAGACTCAGCGAATGCTCAAAATCCGGAGTCATAACCACTAGACCATAGAAGCGATTTCTGTTAGTAACGCTAAGTAGTAAATATTATCAGAAAACAAGTAAATTGTAAGAACCCATGGCTCATCAACCAGGGCAAAAATCAAACAGTAATTTCACGTCACAACTGAAAATGGACAGTTACGAGGAGGCTCTCTATCTTGGCTACAGAGCAGAGGGACTGGCAGTTTGGTGAGTCTAATAAAGCCTCTGCCGGGCGCAACAGCAACTTATGGAAGACTTTGCCGAAACATGAACCTTTTGCCTACCTTGGAGCTGTATTCTCCGCAGAGGTAGCTTTAGGTGTGAGACTGCCTAGAGGCGATGTAATGAAAAACTAGGGCTGGTAGCCTGGGAAGCAGAGGTCTGTTGAAATATGTTTCGTTTAATGAAATAAACTCAGAtagtgacgatgatgatcaagTACGAAGAGGTATCATTCCGAAATCGAAAGGTAGGAGTACTTGTACATGAACAAGGTATCGTGgataaaagaaaaagtatTCTTGGCAATGGAACGGCAAGCCAAAGTCATCAGTCATGGTTGAAAACACAAGGGTATGAAAGCCACCTGAAAGCCATGCAAATAATTCCCAGAGCATCAAGACAATGTACTAGATTCCCTCGGAGAGAAAAACGTCAGATCCTGGAAATGATTATCAGGCAGGGATCACACTGCCGACTTGAACGTATGAAAAGGAACAGAAAGCAATAGAAAGGAAATCGTCGTTACGAATCTTCTTATGTGCTCTCCAGGTCCGCAAGGACCTTCAAGTCGCCATCCATCCAGTCCACGTTGCCAGCCGAAAGAAGAGACATCGTCCAGTCGCCGTCATTTTGTACTGCGGTCAGCCCATCGGGAAGCCAAGCCCTGAACTTCCAACTGAGCGAAGAGCCCCATGAGCCTCCTGATGCACCCATGGCAGAATCGGAGGATAGGCCCGGCAATTGGCCTGCGAATCGACGAGAGATGAGCTGCTTTAGCGTCTCCAGGTCGGGGCACTGCACAGCGGGCACATCAAGGCGAGGAAGGATACGCTTTCCTTGCTGCATGATATTTATACGAAGATAGACGGAATTTGGAGGTGCAGATATGGAGTTATGCGCATTGCTATTTGCGTTTCCTGGCATGGAGGAAAACTGCTGTGGCGGGAAGAGCTGAGGTTGCGGCATCGAATCATGGTCATGATTAGAAGCGTGAACACCTTGCTTAGCGGCCAAGTTGTCGCGAATAATGCGCGAAATATCACGGGTGATGCTGCTTGCACTGTAAGGGTGTCAGTCACCGTATCACTCGCAAAATATGTTTAACGAGGAGCAAGTATACATACAATTCGTTTCTGGCGGTTGTGTTGTGGCTTCCGCCAATTCGCCAGCGCAGATCTGATGTGACATCTGCATTTATGATGCGGTGTATATTCTCATCCTCACAAGGAGCAGGGCAATCATAGCCACCCTCATGAACGACCTGGTAGTGACTATCGACTGCGGCAACCAAACCTCGCCAGTCCGGCTGCTGAAGACCCGACAGATACCATAGATTATCGAGTTCAAA from Aspergillus fumigatus Af293 chromosome 8, whole genome shotgun sequence includes the following:
- a CDS encoding valine--tRNA ligase, which translates into the protein MSQPTPSPNPVGEPKAPMTDPAPQADDQTRNQVADPTAKDAPGAPKVKSEKELERERRKAEKAKKFAEKQAKAAAAKPAPVKSEKKANKIEKEKTTDAYDPKAIESGRYEWWEERDLFKPEFGPDGKVKPEGYFVIPIPPPNVTGSLHMGHALTNALQDTMIRWERMKGKTTLWLPGMDHAGISTQSVVEKMLWKKEKKTRHDLGREEFTKRVWAWKDEYHANIKNALRRVGGSFDWSREAFTMDPNLSAAVTETFVRLHEEGIIYRANRLVNWCVALNTSLSNLEVENKEVEGRTLLDVPGYDKKIEFGVLTHFCYEIDGTKERIEIATTRPETMIGDTGIAVHPDDKRYQHLIGKFARHPFVDRLMPIVADTDVDPEFGTGAVKITPAHDFNDFNRGKAHNLEFISVLNDDGTFNKNGGPFVGMKRFDARYKVIEMLKEKGLYVKWENNPMKIPRCAKSNDVIEPILKPQWWMKMQDLAEPAIKAVENGEIVIKPESAEKNYFRWMRSINDWCLSRQLWWGHQAPAYFVKIEGEDGDDSDGNLWVTGRTEEEARKKAEAKFPGKTFSLVRDPDVLDTWFSSGLWPFSTLGWPRQTHDLENLYPTSVLETGWDILFFWVARMIMLGIKLTGKVPFKEVYCHSLIRDSEGRKMSKSLGNVIDPLDVMEGIELQALHAKLLTGNLAEKEVATATKYQKKAFPKGIPECGADALRFALVSYTTGGGDIAFDIQVIHGYRRFCNKIYQATKFVLGRLGDDFKPLPAPSKTGRESLSERWILHKFNTAAKEVNEALAQREFSVAASTTYQYWYGQLCDIFIENSKYLLAPEVPAEVQESAKQTLYTALEGALTLIHPIMPFVTEHLWQRLPRRPGDKTISIMKARYPQYNPEFNDPEAETAYELILNTSKAIRSILAQYEIKTKGDIIIQTYDPVSYKTISDEVTSIKSLGGKFLGELTVADLENTNPPSGCVVAPVGAQAAVYLRVSKEVALEQEEKAKASLEKARETVRRQQTLVNAAGWKEKVKPEVREQEERKLRDAESEAARLEEQIREFEKLRLE
- a CDS encoding casein kinase II subunit alpha/alpha', coding for MARVYADVNEHMPRSYWDYDSVNISWGVLENYEVVRKIGRGKYSEVFEGINVVNYQKCVIKVLKPVKKKKIKREIKILQNLAGGPNVVALLDVVRDSQSKTPSLIFEYVNNTDFRTLYPRFTDYDVRFYVYELLKALDFCHSKGIMHRDVKPHNVMIDHEKRKLRLIDWGLAEFYHKGTEYNVRVASRYFKGPELLVDFQEYDYSLDMWSLGAMFASMIFRKEPFFHGQSNSDQLVKIAKVLGTEELFEYLDKYDIELDPQYDEILSRYPRKPWHSFINADNQRFISDEAIDFLDKLLRYDHAERLTAQEAMAHPYFAPVRAAESQAARNNATSQS
- the pop2 gene encoding ribonuclease P subunit p30 family protein, with product MFYDLNVPYSSDDPEISDTLSFLAELGYTTVALSQTISGKLPSNLAPPPAPTNAPKNLKLLSRVNLMLSDPAQNQRLASLAQVYDLVALRPTNEKALLNACTNLECDLISLDLSVRLPFYFKFKMLSAAIERGVRLEICYGPGVTGSGLEARRNLIGNAMSLIRATRGRGIVVSSEAKRALGVRAPWDVINLTCVWGLSQELGKEAISEEARKVTALAKLKRTSWRGVIDIVDGGQMSKSQVMESGMGQKGMSKKNFSQAQVTGDNLKRKASLGSEAAVEIEKPLSKREMKRRAKKARLEAGECGGNAAGPGATVASG
- a CDS encoding rRNA-binding ribosome biosynthesis protein RPF2; its protein translation is MLREVKPKNPRTARILKAREPQLIEPPKRTLFMHGSKCPTALNTVLKTFHSLTVPHSVLFHKKNENIHPFESAESLEFLANKNECGIVVFGSSSKKRPNCLTVARIFDSKLLDMCELMLLPNPDGDSIPPINNLKMQIGIGLRPMLLFAGTAWDDSTSTAHVMLKSMFIDMFKGEESDKIDVEGLQYVLMIAAEEPTDGLAPVIHLRWYKLRTKRSGHKLPRVELDEIGPKFDFKIGRLHEAPESALKEAMKQGKRPNENMKTKKNIGMDIMGDKIGRVHLGKQDLSGLQTRKMKGLKRRAGVESDEEDAEMMDVDEVSDDEGRKKARTE